CGTTCCACGCTGCGCTCTTCCGAACGAATGGCTCGTTTCAGTCGATAACAACATTTATGTACCACAGGAATGATTGACATTCTCATGGGTGCGGAAACACAGTCCGCAGTAGTCGACAGAGTCAGAGCTCCGTTACTGGAGTACTTAATCAAGTATCCCGTCTTAGTCGCCATTCTGACGTGGATCGGCGTCACCGCGCTGTTCGTTGTCCTGAACCCCTCGGTGATGCTTCAGCCGAACATCTGGGGGAACATCTTCCGCCAAACGGCGCTAATCGGCCCTGTAGCGATCATGGTCGCCGTACTGATGATCGGTGGTGACTTCGACATGACTGTCGGTGCCAACTACGCGATGTCGGCGATGGCCTTCATCCTCATCGTCAATCAGGGAATTCCACCATCTGTTGCGATGCTCATGACCCTCGCACTGGGTGGCACGGTCGGGCTGCTGAACGGGGTTCTGGTGACGGCTACCGGTATCCACTCCTTCATCATCACGCTGGGTGGCTGGTTCTCCATCCGTGGGGCCCTGCTGTTGCTCTTTAGCGGGAGCGCGAGGCTGGAAAGCGATATCGCGATCATGCAGATCTTCAGCTACGAGTTCGGTGCCGGGTTCGAGGCACTGGTCCTGTGGATGTTCCTCGTCCTGCTCGGGGCGCTGTACCTCGTCCATCGGACGAGCTACGGAAACCATCTCTATGCGGTCGGGAGCGATAGAGACGCCGCGCGCGCCAGAGGTATTCGAGTTACCCGGACTCGTCTCATCGCGTTCATGCTGACCGGTATGGCCGCCTCGTTCGCTGCCCTGATGCACGTCGCGCGGTTCGGGTCCGCCCGTCCCGTCCTCCAGACGGAACTCCCGCTGGTGGCGATCGCGGCAGCCGTCCTCGGCGGCTGTGCGCTGTTCGGCGGCCGCGGGAGCCCGAACGCGGGATTCTTCGGCGCGCTGACCTTCGGGACGTTCGGTGCCGGGCTGGTCGCGGCTGGTGCGAGTTCGGCCTGGTACCAGTTCTTCGTCGGAGTCGTCCTCGTGGGCGCGGTAGTCTTCAACCGATACGTCGATCGACTCCGACAGGAGAAACGGTGATCACCATGAGCGAAAGAAACCAACTACTGCGACTGAAAGACATCAAGAAGAGTTTCGGGTCCATTCAGGCACTCAAGGGAGTATCCCTGGAAGTGAACGAAGGAGAGGTACTCGCACTCATCGGCGACAACGGCGCCGGCAAAAGCACCCTCATCAAGAACATCGTCGGTTACCATCAGCCTGACTCGGGCGAGATCTACTGGAAGGGCGAGCGCGTCAGCTTCAAGAACCCCGACGAAGCGTTAGAGCGGGGGATCAGCGTCGTCTACCAGGACATGGAACTGATCCCGTCGCTGACGGTCGCCCGAAACCTGTTCCTCGGCAAGGAGCCGACGAACCGCTTCGGACAGCTCGACTTCGATCTGATGTACGACGAGACGAAGACGGTCCTGAACGATATCGGCCTGGCGTCGCTAAACGACCCCGAGTTGCCGGCGGAGAACCTTTCGGGCGGCGAAGCCCAGAGCATCAAGATCGGCCGGGCGCTACACTTCGATGCGGACCTCCTGATCCTCGACGAACCGCTCCGGAACCTCTCGGTGAAGGAATCCGAGAAGGTTCTGGAGACGGTCGAGCGGACGAAAGAGCAGGGGATCGGCACCATATACATCTCGCACAACATCTTCAACGCCTACGAGATCGCCGATCGATTCCACCTCCTCGATTCGGGAAGGACAGTGGACGAGTTCACGAAAGAGGACATAGATAGCGCGAAGGATCTGATTGAGGAGATGAAGACGGTCGCCACTCGGAAACCGTCCCCATAGCTGAGCGGGACGTCAGCGACGTCGCCGAGACGGCCGCGTACGTCATCGCCGCGATGAGCGGAGCACGAGTGGTGGCGTATACTAGATCTGAACGGATAATCGGTACATTTATAATATCGTGATTATTGATACCAAACGACTATGATCCCGAGGCAGCTGCCTGACAGCTTCGAGTCCGAACAGCTATCCCGTCGCCAGGCGTTGGCGGCGATCGGTGCGGCCGGAGTGGCCGGTCTCGCCGGCTGTGCTGACGGCAATGGCGGAACCGCAGGCGACACCCAGGCAGAGGACATCGAGATACGATACATCCCCCACGGAGCTCCGGGAGAAGACCCGTTCTGGGAGGCCCAGGATCAAGGCTGGAACACGGCCGTCGATCAGCTCGGAGTGACTGCATCCTACCAAGGTCCGGAGGAGTCGTCGGCCTTCACCGAGCAGGTCGACAACATCGAAACGGCCATCGACGCCGGCGTGGATGCCATTGCAGTGACGTTACCCGATCCACCGCTGTTCCAGGACGCACTCCAACGCGCCGAAGACGAGGGCATCTATGTTACCGTCACAAACGTCACAGAGAGGGGCGAGCAGACGATGCCTTGGACCGGCTACATTGGCCAGGACGAGGGCGAGGTTGGCGAGGAACTGGCGAGTCGGAGTCTCCCGCTGTTCGAGAGTGAAACCGGCTCTCCGCCAAGCGGTGCCGTGATTCTCAACCATGACCCAGGTCACTCGGCGCTCGCACTCCGCCAAGAAGGGATCGAGAGCGTCCTCGATAACAACAACGTCCCTCACGACTGGATCGAGGTACCGGCGGGCGATCCATCGGGTGTGATCAGTCAGCTCGCCAGCCATCGCTCAAACAATCCTGACGTGAACCTCGTCTTCACGCTTGGTCCGGTCGCCGGGGAGCCGGCGTTGAGCTACATCGAGGACGAAGGTCTCCAAGGCGAAGTGTACCACGCCGGCGTCGACATCTCCCAAAATCAGGCCAACGCGGTCGAAGAGGGCTACAACTTGGCACAGGTTATACAGCAACCGGCGCTGCAAGGCTACTTGGCGGCCCACTATCTCACATCGAACGCGCTTTGGGGTATTCTAACCCCGGAGCACACGCCGACGGGCCCGACGTTCGTTAGCGCGGAGAACGTAGACTCGGTCATGACGCAAATCGAGACGTTCGGCGTCGCCTGACCGGTCCGGTTCGTTGTGTCACGGAACTTTTATGCCAGCATATGACAAGCGATGTAAT
Above is a genomic segment from Halalkalicoccus sp. NIPERK01 containing:
- a CDS encoding substrate-binding domain-containing protein; this translates as MIPRQLPDSFESEQLSRRQALAAIGAAGVAGLAGCADGNGGTAGDTQAEDIEIRYIPHGAPGEDPFWEAQDQGWNTAVDQLGVTASYQGPEESSAFTEQVDNIETAIDAGVDAIAVTLPDPPLFQDALQRAEDEGIYVTVTNVTERGEQTMPWTGYIGQDEGEVGEELASRSLPLFESETGSPPSGAVILNHDPGHSALALRQEGIESVLDNNNVPHDWIEVPAGDPSGVISQLASHRSNNPDVNLVFTLGPVAGEPALSYIEDEGLQGEVYHAGVDISQNQANAVEEGYNLAQVIQQPALQGYLAAHYLTSNALWGILTPEHTPTGPTFVSAENVDSVMTQIETFGVA
- a CDS encoding ABC transporter permease; the encoded protein is MGAETQSAVVDRVRAPLLEYLIKYPVLVAILTWIGVTALFVVLNPSVMLQPNIWGNIFRQTALIGPVAIMVAVLMIGGDFDMTVGANYAMSAMAFILIVNQGIPPSVAMLMTLALGGTVGLLNGVLVTATGIHSFIITLGGWFSIRGALLLLFSGSARLESDIAIMQIFSYEFGAGFEALVLWMFLVLLGALYLVHRTSYGNHLYAVGSDRDAARARGIRVTRTRLIAFMLTGMAASFAALMHVARFGSARPVLQTELPLVAIAAAVLGGCALFGGRGSPNAGFFGALTFGTFGAGLVAAGASSAWYQFFVGVVLVGAVVFNRYVDRLRQEKR
- a CDS encoding ATP-binding cassette domain-containing protein, which codes for MSERNQLLRLKDIKKSFGSIQALKGVSLEVNEGEVLALIGDNGAGKSTLIKNIVGYHQPDSGEIYWKGERVSFKNPDEALERGISVVYQDMELIPSLTVARNLFLGKEPTNRFGQLDFDLMYDETKTVLNDIGLASLNDPELPAENLSGGEAQSIKIGRALHFDADLLILDEPLRNLSVKESEKVLETVERTKEQGIGTIYISHNIFNAYEIADRFHLLDSGRTVDEFTKEDIDSAKDLIEEMKTVATRKPSP